One window from the genome of Mauremys mutica isolate MM-2020 ecotype Southern chromosome 4, ASM2049712v1, whole genome shotgun sequence encodes:
- the CHST1 gene encoding carbohydrate sulfotransferase 1: protein MQCSWKAVLLLALASIAIQYTAIRTFTAKSFHSCPVPNPMNCSLSQENESADRLCDESPTFAYNLSRKTHILILATTRSGSSFVGQLFNQHFDVFYLFEPLYHVQYTLIPKLTQSKSTTDRRVMLGASRDLLRSLYDCDLYFLENYIKPQPVNHTTDRLFRRGASKALCSPPVCESLGPIDIHLEEGDCVKKCGTLNLTLATESCKEHGHVAIKTVRVPEVSDLRALVEDPRLNLKVIQLVRDPRGILASRSETFRDTYRLWRIWDGTGRKPYNLDVTQLTMVCEDFLNSVSTGLNRPPWLKGKYMLVRYEDLARNPMKKTEEIYGFLGIPMDSNVERWIQNNTRGDRSSAKHKYGTVRNSAATAEKWRFRLSYEIVEFTQNACQQVLAQLGYKMVGSEEELKNLSISLVEERDFLPFS from the coding sequence ATGCAATGTTCCTGGAAGGCTGTCCTCCTACTAGCCTTGGCATCCATCGCGATCCAGTACACGGCGATCCGAACCTTCACAGCCAAGTCCTTCCACAGCTGCCCTGTCCCCAATCCCATGAACTGCAGCCTGAGCCAGGAGAATGAGTCGGCTGACAGACTATGTGATGAGAGCCCAACCTTTGCTTATAACCTCTCCAGAAAGACGCACATCCTGATCCTGGCCACCACCAGGAGTGGCTCCTCTTTTGTTGGACAGTTGTTTAACCAGCACTTTGATGTCTTCTATTTATTTGAGCCCCTCTACCATGTCCAGTACACCTTGATCCCGAAGCTGACGCAGAGCAAGAGCACCACTGACAGGAGGGTCATGCTGGGCGCCAGCAGAGACTTGCTGAGGAGCCTTTATGACTGCGACCTCTACTTTCTCGAGAACTACATCAAACCCCAGCCGGTGAACCATACGACGGACCGGCTCTTCCGCAGGGGGGCCAGCAAGGCCCTGTGCTCGCCGCCGGTTTGTGAATCACTGGGGCCAATTGACATCCACCTGGAGGAAGGGGACTGTGTGAAAAAGTGTGGCACCTTgaacctgacattggccactgagTCATGCAAAGAGCATGGGCATGTGGCTATCAAAACAGTGCGGGTGCCAGAGGTCAGTGACCTCAGAGCCTTGGTGGAGGATCCCAGACTAAACCTGAAGGTTATACAGCTGGTGAGGGACCCCAGAGGTATCTTGGCTTCCAGGAGCGAGACCTTTCGAGACACCTACAGGCTTTGGAGGATCTGGGATGGTACTGGCAGGAAGCCCTATAACCTGGATGTGACCCAGCTCACCATGGTCTGCGAGGACTTCTTGAACTCTGTATCCACTGGACTAAACCGACCACCTTGGCTTAAGGGCAAATACATGCTGGTAAGGTACGAAGACCTGGCCAGAAATCCCATGAAAAAGACTGAGGAGATTTATGGTTTCCTGGGTATTCCCATGGACAGCAACGTCGAGCGATGGATACAAAACAACACAAGAGGGGACAGGTCCTCAGCCAAACACAAGTATGGGACCGTCCGGAACTCGGCGGCGACGGCAGAGAAATGGCGGTTCCGCCTCTCCTACGAGATTGTGGAGTTTACTCAGAACGCCTGTCAGCAGGTGCTGGCGCAGCTCGGCTACAAAATGGTGGGCTCAGAGGAAGAGCTGAAGAACCTCTCCATCAGCCTGGTGGAAGAAAGGGACTTCCTGCCCTTCTCGTAA